A single region of the Etheostoma cragini isolate CJK2018 chromosome 3, CSU_Ecrag_1.0, whole genome shotgun sequence genome encodes:
- the vps26b gene encoding vacuolar protein sorting-associated protein 26B: MSFFSFGQSAEIDVVLNDAETRKKAEHKTEDGKKDKYFLFYDGETVSGKVNVTLKNPGKRLEHQGIKIEFVGQIELYYDRGNHHEFVSLVKDLARPGEITQSQTFDFEFTHVEKPYESYTGQNVKLRYFLRATVIRRLNDIIKEMDIVVHTLSTYPELNSSIKMEVGIEDCLHIEFEYNKSKYHLKDVIVGKIYFLLVRIKIKHMEIDIIKRETTGTGPSVYHENDTIAKYEIMDGAPVRGESIPIRLFLAGYDLTPTMRDINKKFSVRYYLNLVLIDEEERRYFKQQEITLWRKGDVVRKSMSHQAAIASQRFEGSAASESALEQAAKEESG; the protein is encoded by the exons ATGAGTTTCTTTAGTTTTGGACAAAGTGCAGAAATTGACGTGGTCCTGAATGACGCTGAAACGAGGAAGAAGGCTGAACACAAGACTGAggatggaaagaaagacaaatactTTCTTTTCTATGATGGCGAGACTGTGAGTGGAAAGGTGAACGTCACCCTAAAGAACCCCGGGAAGAGGCTGGAGCACCAGGGCatcaaaattgaatttgttgGCCAAATAG AGCTGTACTACGACAGAGGAAACCATCACGAGTTTGTTTCCCTGGTGAAAGATCTCGCGAGGCCGGGTGAAATAACTCAGTCGCAGACCTTTGACTTTGAGTTCACTCACGTTGAAAAACCTTACGAGTCCTACACAGGCCAGAACGTCAAGCTAAG ATATTTCCTTCGGGCCACGGTGATCAGAAGACTAAATGACATCATTAAAGAGATGGACATTGTGGTCCACACCTTGAGCACTTACCCCGAACTCAACTCCTCCATTAAAATGGAAGTTGGAATTGAGGACTGTCTCCACATCGAGTTTGAGTACAACAAATCCAA GTACCATCTGAAAGATGTAATCGTGGGGAAAATCTATTTCCTGCTGGTGAGGATTAAGATTAAGCACATGGAGATTGACATCATCAAGCGTGAGACAACGGGCACCGGTCCGAGTGTATACCACGAAAACGACACCATCGCCAAGTACGAGATCATGGACGGCGCTCCAGTCAGGG GAGAGTCCATTCCCATCCGGTTATTTCTCGCTGGTTATGACCTGACTCCCACCATGCGAGACATCAACAAGAAGTTCTCTGTGCGCTACTACCTGAACCTGGTGCTGATCGACGAGGAGGAGAGACGCTACTTCAAACAGCAG GAAATCACTCTGTGGAGGAAAGGCGACGTGGTGAGGAAGAGCATGTCTCACCAGGCAGCCATCGCCTCTCAGAGGTTCGAGGGCTCGGCTGCTTCAGAGAGCGCTTTGGAACAGGCGGCGAAGGAGGAGAGCGGGTAG